A single window of Flavobacterium sp. 140616W15 DNA harbors:
- a CDS encoding 6-carboxytetrahydropterin synthase produces the protein MSNIRITKQFSFETGHALYGYDGKCKNVHGHSYKLSVTVIGSPITDRNNVKYGMVIDFSDLKKIIKEEIVDQFDHATVFNETTPHIELANELKNRGHHVILVDYQPTSENMVVDFSERIIKRLPTNISLFSLKLQETESSFAEWYASDNL, from the coding sequence ATGAGTAATATCAGAATTACAAAACAATTTAGTTTCGAAACAGGACACGCACTTTATGGTTATGATGGGAAATGTAAAAATGTTCACGGACATAGTTATAAGCTCTCAGTAACAGTTATTGGTTCACCAATTACGGATCGTAATAACGTAAAGTATGGGATGGTAATTGATTTTTCGGATCTAAAAAAGATTATAAAAGAAGAAATTGTAGATCAGTTTGATCACGCTACAGTTTTTAATGAAACAACACCACATATTGAATTGGCAAACGAACTAAAAAATCGTGGACACCATGTGATTTTAGTTGATTATCAGCCAACAAGTGAGAATATGGTTGTCGATTTTTCTGAAAGAATTATCAAAAGATTACCAACAAATATTTCTCTTTTCTCTTTAAAACTTCAAGAAACAGAATCGTCATTTGCAGAATGGTATGCAAGCGATAATTTGTAA
- a CDS encoding MFS transporter, with product MTDKIKKNDPYAALRYREFNVFLILRFAMVFAWSMQFIVIEWEVYSLTKNPLSLGIIGLMEVIPAVSMALFAGHIVDQNEKKGLLVKCILGFSVISFGLFLLTWPKMVSGFSKDAILYSIYFLVFLGGLVRAFLGPTIFSLLSLIVPKKLYPNAATWSSSVWQVGSVLGPAIAGFSINYIGVHWSMCSVFACSLFALIALSQISKKPILNPKIGEPVMESLKEGIKFVFNNKTILGVLSLDMVAVLFGGAVALLPIFAQDILKVGPEGFGILRAAPAVGAFITMLISAYVPLYKKAGIKLLAAIFVFGLCIITFGISTIFWLSVAALFLSGVADGISVVIRQTILQLKTPDHMRGRVAAVNSMFVGSSNELGAFESGLTARLMGTVTSVVFGGSMTLLTVLGFGIKSPTFRNLDLQKDMEDHQNM from the coding sequence ATGACAGATAAAATCAAAAAAAATGACCCATACGCGGCGCTGCGTTATAGAGAATTTAATGTTTTTTTAATATTGCGTTTTGCCATGGTTTTTGCCTGGTCTATGCAATTTATTGTTATTGAATGGGAAGTATATAGTTTAACCAAAAATCCACTTTCGTTAGGAATTATTGGTTTAATGGAAGTAATTCCAGCTGTTTCGATGGCTTTATTCGCTGGTCATATTGTAGATCAAAATGAAAAAAAAGGGCTATTAGTTAAATGTATTTTAGGTTTTTCGGTTATTAGTTTTGGTTTATTTTTACTAACATGGCCAAAAATGGTAAGTGGTTTTTCTAAAGACGCTATTTTATACTCTATTTATTTTTTGGTTTTCTTAGGTGGATTAGTAAGAGCTTTTTTAGGCCCAACAATTTTCTCCCTCTTGTCTTTAATTGTACCTAAAAAATTATATCCTAATGCTGCTACCTGGAGCAGTTCGGTTTGGCAGGTAGGTTCTGTTTTGGGCCCTGCTATTGCAGGATTTTCAATTAACTATATTGGTGTTCATTGGTCTATGTGCTCCGTTTTTGCCTGTTCTCTTTTTGCATTAATCGCACTATCACAAATTAGCAAAAAACCTATTTTAAATCCAAAAATTGGAGAACCAGTTATGGAAAGCCTAAAAGAAGGAATCAAGTTTGTATTTAATAACAAAACGATATTAGGCGTACTGTCTCTTGATATGGTGGCTGTTCTTTTTGGTGGAGCTGTTGCTTTATTACCAATATTTGCTCAAGACATTTTAAAAGTTGGTCCCGAAGGTTTTGGTATATTGCGAGCTGCTCCTGCAGTAGGCGCCTTTATTACTATGCTAATTTCTGCCTATGTTCCTTTGTATAAAAAAGCAGGAATCAAACTTTTAGCTGCAATTTTTGTTTTCGGACTATGCATAATTACGTTTGGTATATCTACTATTTTCTGGCTTTCAGTTGCTGCTTTATTTTTAAGTGGTGTTGCCGATGGAATTTCAGTCGTTATACGTCAAACCATTCTGCAACTTAAAACTCCAGATCATATGCGTGGCCGTGTTGCTGCAGTAAACTCGATGTTTGTAGGTTCTTCTAATGAGCTAGGAGCTTTTGAAAGCGGTTTAACAGCAAGACTTATGGGAACAGTTACTTCGGTTGTTTTTGGCGGAAGCATGACTCTCTTAACTGTTTTAGGCTTTGGCATAAAATCTCCAACTTTTAGAAATCTGGATTTACAAAAAGATATGGAAGACCATCAAAATATGTAG
- the recJ gene encoding single-stranded-DNA-specific exonuclease RecJ: MRWTLKSKPSEDKINHLAQALNVENFVATLLIQRGIETFDDAKNFFRPSLEHLHDPYLMKDMDKAVSRIEKAIANQENILVFGDYDVDGTTAVSLVSSYLKSYYPNVATYIPDRYAEGYGVSFMGIDFADDNGFSLIIALDCGIKSIDHVAYAKERNIDFIICDHHRPGDTLPDAVAVLDPKREDCFYPYDELCGCGVGFKLIQALGTNRNETIDDLFPYLDLVATAIAADIVPMTGENRVLAYYGLQVINSNPRPGIKALVHQVKKKSLDITDVVFIIAPRINAAGRIKHGNHAVELLTEFNFEQAQQFASEIEKYNADRKDLDKQITKEAFQQIEKNQEQNRFSTVVFQEDWHKGVIGIVASRLIETYYRPTLVFTKSGDKYAASARSVKGFDVYNALDACAEHLEQFGGHMYAAGMTLKEENYPTFKEAFEKQVEKTILPEMLTPEIEIDAEINFTDITPKLIRILKQFEPFGPLNMTPVFMTKNIKDTGYAKAMGADEDHLKLFVKQNNSEGISAIGFGLGKKLDLTTHQKPFQAAYCISENEWNGTISTQLMLKDIQ; this comes from the coding sequence ATGCGTTGGACTTTAAAATCAAAACCATCCGAAGATAAAATCAACCATTTAGCACAAGCACTAAATGTAGAAAATTTTGTTGCGACACTTTTAATCCAACGTGGCATTGAAACTTTCGATGATGCTAAAAATTTCTTTCGCCCATCATTAGAACATCTCCACGATCCCTATCTTATGAAAGATATGGACAAGGCAGTTTCCCGAATAGAAAAAGCAATTGCTAATCAGGAAAACATCCTCGTTTTTGGAGATTATGATGTCGATGGCACAACTGCTGTTTCCTTGGTTTCCTCTTATTTAAAATCATATTATCCAAATGTAGCAACCTATATTCCGGACCGCTATGCAGAAGGTTATGGGGTTTCATTTATGGGAATTGATTTTGCCGATGATAATGGTTTTTCACTGATTATTGCACTAGATTGTGGTATAAAATCTATTGACCATGTCGCTTACGCAAAAGAACGAAATATCGATTTCATTATTTGTGATCACCACCGCCCAGGAGATACCCTTCCCGATGCAGTTGCTGTTTTAGACCCAAAAAGAGAAGATTGTTTTTATCCTTATGATGAGTTATGTGGTTGCGGTGTAGGTTTTAAATTAATTCAGGCTTTAGGGACAAACCGCAATGAAACTATTGATGATTTATTTCCTTACTTAGATCTAGTTGCAACTGCAATTGCTGCAGATATTGTTCCTATGACAGGCGAAAATAGAGTTTTGGCTTATTATGGCTTACAGGTTATTAATAGCAATCCAAGACCTGGAATAAAAGCGTTGGTTCACCAAGTAAAGAAAAAATCACTCGACATTACCGATGTCGTTTTTATCATAGCTCCTCGTATTAATGCTGCTGGCCGTATTAAACATGGCAACCATGCTGTAGAATTGTTGACCGAATTCAATTTTGAACAAGCCCAACAATTTGCATCAGAAATAGAAAAATACAATGCAGATCGTAAAGATCTTGACAAACAAATTACTAAAGAAGCCTTTCAACAAATAGAAAAAAATCAAGAACAGAACCGATTTTCAACTGTAGTTTTTCAGGAGGATTGGCACAAAGGTGTTATAGGTATTGTAGCCTCACGATTAATAGAAACCTATTACCGACCAACACTTGTTTTTACAAAAAGTGGTGATAAATATGCTGCTTCTGCTCGTTCTGTAAAAGGATTTGACGTATATAATGCTCTAGATGCCTGTGCTGAACATTTGGAACAATTTGGAGGACATATGTATGCGGCTGGAATGACTTTGAAAGAAGAAAATTATCCAACATTTAAAGAAGCCTTTGAAAAACAAGTAGAAAAAACAATTCTACCCGAAATGTTAACTCCGGAAATAGAAATTGATGCCGAGATTAATTTTACAGATATTACTCCAAAGTTGATTCGGATTTTAAAACAATTTGAACCTTTTGGCCCTCTTAATATGACCCCTGTTTTTATGACAAAAAACATAAAAGATACAGGTTATGCAAAAGCGATGGGAGCAGATGAAGACCATCTTAAGCTCTTTGTAAAACAAAACAACTCCGAAGGAATTTCGGCAATAGGATTTGGTTTAGGAAAAAAACTAGATCTTACAACACATCAAAAACCATTTCAAGCCGCTTATTGCATCTCAGAAAATGAATGGAACGGTACTATATCTACACAATTAATGTTAAAAGACATTCAGTAA
- a CDS encoding alpha/beta hydrolase: MKITFLFSFLFLTFLTNSQTLHIKTYGNKTNTPIIFIHGGPRGNACLFEGTNSAEELSKRGFYVIVYDRRGEGRSIDPNAKFTYNEAFKDLNTIYKTYNLKKATLLAHSFGGLVATLYSEKYPEKINSLILIGALFSQQKTYNHILDSVKKIYTKNNNLVMLDKVAHIEKLAKNSAEYRKACFELAGENNFFKMPKPTTESKALYHQYEISEFYKTNIRNKNAPLIFYKNEKQNNIDTKPILQKLKAKEVPIYAIYGMQDGIFSVSEIEALKNIVGKQNFVTIQNCSHYLFVDQQREFLDNIDKWLK, from the coding sequence ATGAAAATAACATTCTTGTTCTCGTTTTTATTTTTGACATTCTTAACTAATTCCCAAACACTACATATAAAAACATACGGAAACAAAACCAATACCCCCATAATCTTTATTCATGGCGGACCAAGGGGTAATGCATGTCTTTTTGAGGGAACTAATTCAGCCGAAGAACTTTCGAAAAGAGGGTTTTATGTTATTGTATATGACCGTAGAGGCGAAGGAAGATCTATAGATCCAAATGCAAAATTTACCTATAATGAAGCTTTTAAGGATTTAAACACTATTTACAAAACTTACAATCTAAAAAAAGCAACACTACTTGCTCATAGTTTTGGAGGTTTAGTCGCTACACTTTATTCTGAAAAATATCCAGAAAAAATTAATTCTCTTATACTTATTGGCGCTCTATTTTCCCAACAAAAAACATACAATCATATTTTAGATTCTGTCAAAAAAATCTATACTAAAAACAATAATTTGGTTATGCTTGATAAAGTTGCTCATATAGAAAAACTTGCCAAAAATTCTGCTGAATATAGAAAAGCATGCTTTGAACTAGCTGGAGAAAATAATTTCTTTAAAATGCCAAAACCCACAACTGAATCTAAAGCTTTATATCATCAATATGAAATAAGTGAATTTTATAAAACGAATATCAGGAATAAAAACGCTCCTCTAATATTTTATAAAAATGAAAAGCAAAACAATATCGATACCAAACCTATTTTGCAGAAATTAAAAGCGAAAGAGGTACCTATTTATGCCATATACGGAATGCAAGATGGTATTTTTTCTGTTTCAGAAATCGAAGCGTTAAAGAATATTGTAGGGAAACAAAATTTCGTAACTATCCAAAACTGCTCTCATTATTTATTTGTAGACCAACAAAGAGAATTTCTAGACAACATAGATAAGTGGCTTAAATAA
- a CDS encoding enoyl-CoA hydratase/isomerase family protein, protein MSSENQYGSLHTIIQNNIATVEFYHPASNSFPRTLLNKLTAEIDNLSKNDAVTVVILRSEGNGAFCAGASFDELLAVENEEQGAEFFSGFAHLINAMRNCSKIIVGRIHGKSVGGGVGIAAACDYAFATQESAIKLSELAIGIGPFVIEPAVSKKIGKTAMTEMTLAAHEWKSATWANHKGLFAKVLDNEVELDEELSHFALRLASYNPEALSEMKKIIWQGTEHWGSLLLERAQISGKLVLSDFTKSALLQFKK, encoded by the coding sequence ATGAGCTCAGAAAATCAATACGGTTCACTTCATACCATAATTCAAAATAATATAGCAACAGTTGAGTTTTATCATCCAGCAAGTAATTCTTTTCCTAGAACTTTGCTTAATAAATTAACTGCTGAAATCGACAACTTGAGTAAAAATGATGCTGTTACAGTTGTTATTTTAAGAAGCGAGGGAAATGGTGCTTTTTGCGCAGGAGCTTCTTTTGATGAACTTCTGGCAGTTGAGAATGAGGAGCAAGGAGCTGAGTTTTTCTCAGGGTTTGCTCATCTTATCAATGCTATGAGAAATTGTTCTAAAATAATTGTCGGACGTATTCATGGTAAATCTGTTGGAGGAGGAGTTGGTATTGCCGCGGCTTGCGATTATGCATTTGCTACACAAGAAAGCGCAATAAAACTATCAGAACTGGCAATCGGAATTGGACCATTTGTTATTGAGCCTGCTGTTTCTAAAAAGATTGGAAAAACGGCTATGACTGAGATGACACTTGCAGCCCATGAATGGAAATCGGCTACTTGGGCAAACCATAAAGGACTTTTTGCAAAAGTATTAGATAACGAAGTGGAGTTGGACGAAGAGTTGTCTCATTTTGCATTAAGACTGGCAAGTTATAATCCTGAAGCGCTAAGCGAAATGAAAAAAATTATTTGGCAAGGCACTGAGCATTGGGGTTCATTACTTTTGGAACGTGCACAGATTTCGGGAAAATTAGTTTTGTCTGATTTTACAAAGTCAGCTTTATTACAATTTAAAAAATAA
- a CDS encoding lipid A deacylase LpxR family protein — MMIPKKGLSILFILATTFVFAQSRTSEIGLITDNDLYTSSKNDMYYTNGLELFYRFLSKNENEKINKKITEFRLGQYIYNPRFINKSAVDKNDRPFTGYLFVEAGRSFFYQSESVLKTDFQLGFMGPNALGKETQESFHHLIGYKNVYGWENQLSNAFAVQAHVMYSKKLFPTKHNDFIDLHFQSEANLGTIFTGVSTGLLTRIGFKRLLPIYDSNLHDASVSFEPQFNIREFYFYAMPSVNYQFYDATIQGSMFNNSSPITFDLQPLRFNAEFGLKYRHNNFNMSYSFIYRGKELKGDPYNTNTGYFFGSIRFGYLLK, encoded by the coding sequence ATGATGATACCAAAAAAGGGACTTAGTATTCTGTTTATTTTAGCAACCACTTTTGTTTTTGCCCAAAGTAGAACCAGTGAGATTGGATTGATTACTGATAATGATTTATATACATCGTCTAAAAATGACATGTATTATACAAATGGTTTAGAGCTTTTCTATCGTTTTTTATCAAAGAATGAGAATGAAAAGATAAACAAGAAAATTACAGAATTTCGTCTTGGACAATATATTTATAATCCAAGATTTATTAATAAATCGGCTGTTGATAAAAATGATCGTCCTTTTACAGGATATCTTTTTGTAGAAGCAGGCCGAAGTTTTTTTTATCAAAGCGAATCGGTTTTAAAGACAGATTTTCAGTTAGGTTTTATGGGACCAAATGCTTTAGGGAAAGAAACTCAGGAAAGTTTCCACCATTTAATAGGGTATAAAAATGTATATGGTTGGGAAAATCAGCTTAGTAATGCTTTTGCCGTGCAGGCTCATGTTATGTATTCTAAGAAATTATTCCCAACGAAACACAATGATTTTATTGATCTTCATTTTCAGTCTGAAGCAAATCTTGGGACTATTTTTACGGGAGTTTCTACAGGATTATTAACCCGAATAGGCTTTAAGAGATTACTCCCAATTTATGACTCTAATTTGCATGATGCTTCTGTAAGTTTTGAACCGCAATTTAATATTAGAGAGTTTTACTTTTACGCAATGCCAAGCGTTAATTACCAGTTTTATGACGCTACAATTCAGGGTAGTATGTTTAACAATTCAAGTCCAATAACTTTTGACTTACAACCGCTTCGTTTTAATGCTGAGTTTGGTTTAAAATATCGCCACAATAATTTTAATATGTCTTATTCTTTTATTTACCGTGGCAAAGAATTAAAGGGAGATCCGTATAATACTAATACGGGGTATTTCTTTGGCTCTATTCGATTTGGGTATTTGTTGAAATAG